The DNA region ACTTAATTTTTCAGGTAAATAAGGAAAAGTTTATTTTGTATGACTTGAAATATGATAGGGGACtacatgtgtttttttccatgaatttctccAATATTCTTACCTCAAATGACTCTATGATCGAGTTCTGAAACATAGACTCTATCTGTCCAATCGTTTTGCTCAGGCTTCGTATTTGCTGGGTCAGCTTGATCTCATtgtccctcagtttcttcaggttctctctttcctccatttcCAGTAACTGGAGCTGCAgctgctcctcctccttcaggAACTGGTGCATTTTTGCATATTCTGATACAACAACCTGTTTACAGGTCTTTGTCTCTTCCTACCATCACGCGTgtgtacacacaccacacacacacacacacaaacaatatAATAAAGTTAGTAACAGAAACACTTATGTAGATTTTTAATCCTTACAAAGTTCAAGAGTTCCATTGTGACAATTCTTGAAACCTGACACATAACACATACAGTCTATTGACTAGCTGGGTGGATAGTTTGATATTTTAGAAGATGTGTGTACCGTAGCTATAGtagcaaagaaaaccaaaatttcTACTCCTAGGAGGCTGTCATTCTATTGGGAACAATGAAAACTAAACAGTCAAGTAAAAATATGATAGATGGTGATCAgtaccattatttttaaaaagtaaagcaaaataaaGTAAGGTAAAAAAttaggggagggacttccctggtggcgcagcagttaagacttcgtgctcccaatgcagggggcccaggttcgatctctcatcagggaactagatctcacatgcatgccgcagctaagagtttgcatgccacaactaaggagcctgagagctgcaactaaggagcctgctggctgcaactaaggagcacacgtgcctcaattaagacccagtgcaaccaaagaaataaaactttttaaaataaataaataaaaaataaataaatggataaataaatagggTAACTgcttagttctttaaaaaaaaattaggggaaaaaacatgcattcatttattcaacaaacatttattcaatgAAGTAGGCAATGGATCACATACTAGGACTAGAAATGATCATCACAAATACTCCCATGTAAGAACTCAAAGATTATTGGAATAATCAGATACacgcttattttttaaatatttaataaaacatttaattctgTGCTTTGCTAGACAGCTCATTCTGATCTGTGACTAACCTCAAGCTTTTGTTCAGGTGTACTAATCCACACTACTCTTTTGCTTTAATTAccctttctgtttatttcttttttatctgcCCTTTCTCCCCCAAAGGATTTGAGATGTTCCTTTTTCTGTCAACTTCCATTCTATGTTATATGTCTATAACttgtatatttaataattataatcagagcagaaataaaggtaGCCACCATGTGGTATAGGTACACCAAGAAGGGAGAAATAAGCCAGCCTGGGGATGGGAGAATTGAGATGAGTCTTGAGATTCCCAGATGGACAAGCAGAGGTGGGCAGCCCAAAGCAAGGATACTGCATATTATAGGACTGGGACTggaaatttttgtcattttccccttggtATTTCACGACATGTCCCTTTAGTCCTCCTCATAGAATCACATACAAGATGCAAAAGTGAACCAGATACTGACCTTACACAATATCACTCTCTCCTTCTCATGGGTTAATATAACCTGAGTTTCGTTTTTCTTTTTACGCAAAATATTTAGGATTTCCTGGAGTTTCTCCTGCAATAGAAACAAACTCTGTGGCAAATGAGCAGAGCATCAGGTCATGAAGGGGTCTTGAGGACCAGTAACAAGATGACTGAGACTCTAGATCAAAGGGTGAAGCAGGACTCACACCAAATTTGTGGTCTGGTGCCTGGAGATTAGCACCCATGAATGTCACCCATAGAAAATATTATGGGAATTAAGCGATGGAACCTGATTTGTGTTCTGAAATTTATATCAAGCAGCCAATCTTACTTTATGATGCTCCTCAGCCTCATTCGAGAGATTCATTCTGTTTATTCCATGACCTTGGGTTGAGAAATCGTTTACACCCTGCACATCATCAGACAAGAACTTAGAGGCAGCTAGCATTCTCTCATAGCTGCCTTGGTTGCCCTCACTCTGCAGCACCTGGGATCTGAGCTGCTTGCCGATGCCAGCCAGCCTCCCCAGACGCTCATTGGGCTGGAAATGTGGGATCTCCAAGGTCCTCCAGCACTCAGGACAAGATAAAGGAGTGTTATGTTCCTCCCAGCTTCTCAGGAGACACGCCAGACAAAAGCTGTGCCCACACTCAGTGGTCACTGGGCTGGTGAAATAGTCCAAGCAGATGAAACAGGTCAGTTCCTCCCTGAGATTCTCCATCAAATCTGCTGTAGACATTTTCTCAAAGGACATCAGAGGAAGGTCACACCTTTATTCTAGGATTAGAAAATCCTCCCTGAGAGTCTTGTTTTGAGTAACAAGTGGGTAATCATTTGCTATGTTGCTGTTACATGAAATTCTTATTCTCCTCTGTGACTGATTTCACCAGTTGACACAAAGCCAATTATGACTTAATGTGGAACCTCTGTACACTGGGTTCATCATCAACCCCAAACTTTTAAGGAATCTCATCGTACAAGCAAGCCACATGCTGGATACTGAGGATACTTGCTGCTAACAGTTGTCACTTCAAGAATCGGTTACTCTATATGAATAACACCATGAAACCATTGAAACACATTGGTTTTACGCTGGAGGTTTGGGTAATTTGGTGTAAGCCAGTACAGAGATTTAAATTATGATGATCTCTGATAATATCTGAATTGGAATCTCCTCCAAATCTTTTAGAAAACTCCACTAATGGCATCTAGTTGAGAAACTGAAGGAAGAaaactataatatatatttcttcactCATTaggcccttttctttctttgaccAAAGCCTACAAATTTTTTGCTCCTTTATCAGGTACTGTGtcctttgatttaattttattcatcCCCCAAAATGAGAATAATTCCAATGAAGTATTGCCTGACTTTCAATGTACAATGGATTACTAGAGTTATATTTATTGCTCTGCCCTGCAGACCGTGATACTCACCTCTCTGCCACCATAGAAAGCATCAAAAACATCATTGTTGTTGGAAGTTGCCTCAAGGAGCCATTACACTATGGAGTGGATGGAAAAATTGTATTTATCCTATTTTAggataaatacaatttttttaaaaaatttatttatttatttcatttttggctgcgttgggtcttaattgacagtggcttctcttgttgtcgagcacgggctctaggcacacgggcttcagtagttgtggctcgcgggctctagagcacaggctcagtagctgtggcgcacgggcttagttgctccatggcatgtgggatcttcccagaccagggctcgaaccagtgtcccctgcattggcaggcggattcttaaccactgtgccaccagggaagcccaggataaatataattttgctcacttattttcattctttgaaaatgtttaaacTAGGCCTTCTTAAACCTCTTATCACTTCTTACTGGACAGAAATTAAATgtgtaaacattatttttagactgacgaaaaaataaatatatagtatgCAAACTGTGTGCAATGACCTCTGAGATTAGTGCCAAATCCTATAAATTTGCTGTCTTATGCTCATGAGTCCTTTCTTGCCGTGGCCCATCCTCCACTCACTGCATGCCAGGAAGTGGAATCTTAAAAGCTTCCTCAGAGTCTAACCAGTTCTGTCCTCCCATTAAGTTCAtaccttatttctatttttctcctgtcACTCTCCAGCTTGGCAACCTTCCATGGTTCTCCATTACCTGTGTTATTCCATTAATTCCTTTCTGACTTTCATGGTTCCAACTGATTCTTCTTTCCCACTCATCACCAGCAGGATGTTGAGTGTTTCTTTATCTTGAACTTTTGTCAAAAGGAGTTTTCTAGCCCGAAATAGTTCTTCCTCCACCTTCCTTCCTCC from Balaenoptera acutorostrata chromosome 21, mBalAcu1.1, whole genome shotgun sequence includes:
- the TRIML1 gene encoding probable E3 ubiquitin-protein ligase TRIML1, translated to MSTADLMENLREELTCFICLDYFTSPVTTECGHSFCLACLLRSWEEHNTPLSCPECWRTLEIPHFQPNERLGRLAGIGKQLRSQVLQSEGNQGSYERMLAASKFLSDDVQGVNDFSTQGHGINRMNLSNEAEEHHKEKLQEILNILRKKKNETQVILTHEKERVILCKEETKTCKQVVVSEYAKMHQFLKEEEQLQLQLLEMEERENLKKLRDNEIKLTQQIRSLSKTIGQIESMFQNSIIESFEDVRGILERSEPLLLQCPEAITTELTLCHITGMRDMLRKFSTDITLDPATANAYLVLSEDLKSVRHGGIRQQLPDNPERFDQSATVLGAQIFTCGRHYWEVEVGNKTEWEVGICKDSVSRKGNLPKPPGDLFSLIGLKIGDDYSLWVSSPLKGQHVRVPVHKVGVFLDYESGHIAFYNVTDESLIYSFPPTSFQEALRPIFSPCLPNEGTNTGPLSICSLNKHV